A single genomic interval of Shewanella psychropiezotolerans harbors:
- the cctA gene encoding tetraheme c-type cytochrome CctA, producing the protein MSKKILSALFGAALAALALSPVAMAEPQELAEMHVEMDGCEACHADGEPSADGAYEFEQCQSCHGTLDEMDAVHQPHEGNLMCADCHAPHDMNVGDKPTCDSCHDDGRTPESILK; encoded by the coding sequence GTGAGCAAAAAAATACTAAGTGCATTATTCGGTGCTGCTTTGGCAGCATTAGCTTTATCACCAGTTGCTATGGCTGAGCCACAAGAACTTGCAGAAATGCATGTAGAGATGGATGGCTGTGAAGCCTGTCATGCAGATGGCGAGCCATCTGCAGATGGTGCTTATGAGTTTGAGCAGTGCCAGAGCTGTCACGGTACACTGGATGAGATGGATGCTGTACACCAACCACATGAAGGTAATCTAATGTGCGCCGATTGTCATGCTCCCCATGACATGAATGTCGGTGACAAACCAACATGTGATAGCTGTCATGATGATGGCCGTACACCTGAGTCCATCTTGAAGTAG
- the cobA gene encoding uroporphyrinogen-III C-methyltransferase: MESADIIEFKHSKNVNLGDISSSHRVAIIGAGCGDVELLTLKAARLISSADALIYDSLVSEDILDLASNECEMHFAGKRCGKPSAKQDDINQLLVACAKRGLKVVRLKGGDPNVFGRGCEEAMFLAKHGIKSQFVPGITAALGCAASAGIPLTHRGVARSVTLVTGTVIDDASRTGIGWQALLTAQSTLVFYMGKEQAAHIAHGLLTAGASIKLPMVFISSGARVEQKLSFATLGAMAEVASQLQVSGPTLMIVGEVVSVGQELAELINQVENSKNNVISSDKEMSESA; encoded by the coding sequence ATGGAAAGTGCCGATATTATTGAATTTAAACATAGCAAGAATGTAAATCTCGGGGATATCTCATCCTCGCACAGAGTGGCTATTATTGGTGCTGGTTGTGGTGATGTTGAGCTACTGACGCTTAAAGCCGCTCGTCTAATTTCTTCTGCGGACGCTTTGATCTATGACAGTCTGGTCAGTGAAGATATTCTTGATTTGGCATCGAATGAGTGTGAGATGCACTTTGCTGGTAAGAGGTGTGGTAAACCTAGTGCCAAGCAAGATGATATCAATCAACTACTGGTGGCTTGTGCGAAGCGGGGACTCAAGGTCGTGCGATTAAAAGGTGGCGATCCCAATGTATTTGGCCGGGGTTGTGAAGAGGCCATGTTTCTGGCTAAACATGGTATTAAGAGTCAATTTGTCCCCGGTATTACAGCTGCTTTGGGCTGCGCCGCCAGCGCTGGGATCCCTCTGACTCATAGAGGGGTAGCAAGGTCTGTGACCTTAGTGACTGGCACTGTCATCGATGATGCTTCCCGGACTGGCATAGGCTGGCAGGCTCTGCTAACTGCGCAGTCGACGTTAGTGTTTTATATGGGTAAGGAGCAGGCAGCGCATATCGCACATGGTCTGTTAACGGCGGGGGCAAGCATCAAGCTGCCTATGGTATTTATCAGTAGCGGGGCTAGAGTCGAGCAGAAATTAAGTTTTGCCACGTTAGGAGCCATGGCCGAAGTGGCCAGTCAGCTCCAAGTGTCGGGTCCTACTTTGATGATAGTTGGCGAAGTGGTTTCTGTGGGACAAGAGCTTGCGGAGCTAATCAATCAAGTCGAGAACAGCAAAAATAATGTCATTTCCAGTGATAAAGAGATGAGTGAGTCTGCTTAG
- a CDS encoding ANTAR domain-containing response regulator, with translation MTIYTCFTDQPDELHIHDTHWQVTSLTKLQDIERVPLCNEQDLLVYVCSEMIGVDLQLLLRLMQFSPIPLVVNAKCWQKEDLTRLLECGRVTFVPGEFEPARLKQVIELAKLRFSLANEQQQKIIQLESSLAAQKLLAKVKARLQQNGLSESQAHKLLQKQAMDSGISIEQLVHQLPLS, from the coding sequence ATGACTATTTATACCTGTTTTACAGATCAACCTGATGAGCTTCATATCCATGATACTCACTGGCAAGTTACTAGCTTAACTAAGTTACAGGATATAGAGAGAGTACCTCTTTGCAATGAACAAGATCTTCTCGTTTATGTTTGCTCAGAGATGATTGGCGTCGATCTTCAACTGTTGTTACGCCTGATGCAATTCTCTCCCATTCCGCTGGTGGTGAATGCTAAGTGCTGGCAGAAAGAGGACCTGACGAGATTACTCGAATGTGGCAGGGTGACATTTGTCCCCGGTGAATTTGAGCCCGCTAGACTAAAGCAAGTCATAGAACTGGCCAAGCTGAGGTTCAGCTTGGCCAATGAGCAGCAACAGAAGATCATTCAATTAGAATCATCATTAGCAGCACAGAAGTTGCTGGCCAAGGTGAAGGCGAGACTCCAGCAAAACGGATTGAGTGAATCTCAAGCCCATAAACTCTTGCAAAAACAGGCGATGGACAGCGGGATATCTATTGAACAGCTGGTTCATCAATTGCCGCTAAGCTAA
- a CDS encoding glycosyl transferase — MKKAYQGLIRTLGRGEKGSRSLTLSEAHFLIKGFSDGIGTKVQLAAALMLMRVRGETCEEVAGAALGIKSTMSTQWSNLDVSIDWPCYAGKRELLPWLLLAAKVLANQGERLLLHGDPRSLSHRKHIAAYVERLNIPKASNPEEAQSALDSVGICYVDADSFSPLVAQFRELHQELGLRSLFQIAIRCTNPANAPVSLRSYFHPGLDKMHTKVAKLMSHACLDVRLLDDSFNDSVESTAVNAAEQAFALKGRVGIFKGVQGETEINPRISTELTIASRGDSQVIHLPTRLEGFVGMNTLSSELALVPEQASLILSQIWDQGESDHRRGIDSALFIKLGEVAEASVIGTLSAVYLLQGKCQSVSEAESLADQAWRMR, encoded by the coding sequence ATGAAGAAAGCCTATCAGGGGTTAATAAGAACATTAGGGCGAGGTGAGAAAGGCTCCCGATCATTGACGCTCAGTGAGGCGCACTTTCTTATCAAAGGTTTCTCTGACGGCATTGGCACTAAGGTGCAGCTCGCTGCGGCGTTGATGTTGATGCGGGTCAGGGGAGAAACCTGTGAGGAAGTTGCTGGCGCGGCTTTGGGGATTAAATCAACCATGAGCACCCAATGGTCAAATCTCGATGTGAGCATCGACTGGCCCTGTTATGCAGGAAAACGTGAATTATTGCCTTGGCTATTACTCGCCGCAAAAGTACTGGCAAATCAAGGTGAACGGCTACTACTGCATGGAGACCCTAGATCGCTCAGTCATAGAAAGCATATTGCGGCTTATGTTGAGCGACTTAATATTCCTAAGGCGAGCAATCCAGAAGAGGCTCAATCTGCATTAGATTCAGTGGGAATTTGTTATGTCGATGCCGATAGTTTCTCGCCCTTGGTTGCGCAATTTCGCGAGTTACATCAAGAGCTAGGTTTAAGAAGTCTGTTTCAGATAGCCATTCGCTGCACTAATCCTGCTAATGCTCCTGTTAGCCTGCGCAGCTATTTTCACCCTGGTCTGGATAAGATGCATACCAAGGTCGCTAAGCTGATGTCCCATGCGTGTTTAGATGTGCGTCTGCTGGATGACTCTTTTAATGACAGTGTTGAAAGCACTGCTGTAAATGCTGCCGAGCAAGCTTTTGCACTCAAAGGTAGAGTCGGTATTTTTAAAGGGGTTCAGGGAGAGACTGAAATTAATCCAAGGATTTCTACCGAGCTGACCATCGCATCGCGGGGTGACAGCCAAGTTATTCATCTTCCCACCCGGCTTGAAGGTTTTGTTGGCATGAACACCTTGTCATCAGAGCTTGCACTTGTACCGGAACAAGCTTCCCTGATATTGAGTCAGATTTGGGATCAAGGTGAGAGTGATCATCGCCGTGGAATCGACTCAGCATTATTCATTAAGCTAGGAGAAGTTGCCGAGGCGAGTGTGATAGGTACACTGTCGGCAGTTTATCTACTGCAAGGTAAGTGTCAATCAGTGTCAGAAGCTGAATCTTTAGCCGATCAGGCATGGAGAATGAGATGA
- the nirB gene encoding nitrite reductase large subunit NirB — protein sequence MGCAKTDLERKPRLLVVGNGMVGHHFIEQLCDQGLNEDFHIEVFGSEQLAAYDRVQLSKYFETGSADSLMLANVDTYAKQGVTLHLGKEVTGLDTENKCLHTQDGDFWFYDKLMLATGSYPFVPPIAGKDRPQCMVYRTIEDLEQIQQAAEKSTSGVVIGGGLLGLEAANALLTLGLDTHVVEFASQLMPVQLNDKAGDLLRDKIEQLGVSVHTSKATTAIVAGESALHRMNFNDDTYLETDMIVFSAGIRPQDSLARQSGIEVGERGGIVINDHCLTSADDVYAIGECAIWQQRIFGLVAPGYQMARAAVSHINSGANKAGTSSSLVKFEGADMSTKLKLLGVDVASIGESRGFDNAQFVELTDNQAGTYKKLWLDESGRYLKGAVLVGDASDYSLLLNQYLSGDELVGPAVDLLQREEGVSVVMKDDAIICSCHQVTKADIVASVQAGSHSLTEVKACTKAASGCGGCSALVQSVLTQSMEEQGLETEKGLCCHFEYDRQELFHLCQVEEIGDFTTLIKTHGKGEAAVVGLGCDICKPVAASIFATLENEYVLNIQHANLQDTNDAYLGNLQKDGSYSVVPRIAGGEITPDKLIALGEIAKRHDLYTKITGGQRIDLFGAQLSDLPMIWQELIEQGFETGHAYGKSLRTVKSCVGSTWCRYGVQDSISLAIDLENRYKGLRAPHKIKFAVSGCTRECAEAQSKDIGVIASDKGWNLFVGGNGGMRPRHGDLFATDLSTADLVTYIDRILIFYAKTAARLQRTSVWLESLEGGLDYLKSVVIDDCLGVAEDLEAQMEKVISTYQCEWRTSLESPEFLSRFSEFVNPEKMPQVNVEQYRYSRGQRFPVGSVGTIAVTNLPSDTSKNVELVELSK from the coding sequence ATGGGTTGTGCAAAAACAGATTTGGAGCGTAAGCCTAGGTTACTCGTCGTGGGTAACGGCATGGTTGGCCATCATTTTATAGAGCAGCTTTGCGATCAAGGGCTCAATGAAGACTTTCACATTGAGGTATTTGGCAGTGAACAACTTGCTGCCTATGACAGGGTGCAGCTGTCTAAATATTTCGAGACCGGCAGTGCCGATAGCTTAATGCTGGCAAATGTCGATACCTATGCCAAACAGGGAGTGACCTTACACCTTGGCAAGGAAGTGACCGGGCTCGATACCGAGAATAAGTGCCTGCATACCCAAGATGGCGATTTTTGGTTTTATGACAAACTCATGTTGGCCACAGGGTCTTACCCCTTCGTGCCACCTATCGCGGGCAAAGACAGGCCCCAGTGTATGGTGTATCGCACCATCGAAGATCTGGAGCAGATACAGCAAGCCGCCGAGAAATCCACATCCGGGGTGGTGATAGGTGGTGGCTTATTGGGATTAGAGGCCGCCAATGCCTTACTGACCTTAGGCTTAGATACCCATGTTGTTGAGTTTGCATCTCAGCTGATGCCTGTACAGCTCAACGATAAGGCGGGTGACCTTCTGCGTGACAAAATTGAGCAGTTAGGGGTATCTGTACATACCAGCAAGGCGACCACGGCTATTGTCGCCGGTGAGTCGGCGCTGCACCGGATGAATTTTAATGACGATACCTATCTTGAAACAGACATGATTGTCTTCTCCGCCGGTATTCGTCCACAGGACAGCCTAGCCAGACAAAGCGGCATAGAAGTGGGTGAGCGTGGCGGTATTGTCATAAATGATCACTGTTTAACATCAGCCGATGATGTTTATGCCATAGGCGAATGTGCCATCTGGCAGCAGAGAATATTCGGACTCGTCGCGCCGGGTTATCAGATGGCGAGGGCGGCGGTATCCCATATTAATTCTGGTGCTAACAAGGCTGGCACATCTTCGAGCTTAGTGAAGTTCGAAGGCGCGGATATGAGCACTAAGCTTAAGTTGCTTGGGGTGGACGTAGCTTCAATCGGTGAGAGTCGTGGGTTTGATAATGCACAATTTGTTGAGCTTACCGATAATCAAGCCGGTACCTATAAGAAGCTCTGGTTAGATGAATCTGGCCGTTATCTCAAAGGCGCTGTCCTTGTAGGTGATGCCAGCGATTACAGCCTGCTGTTGAATCAATACTTGTCTGGTGATGAGCTTGTTGGCCCCGCTGTTGACTTGCTGCAGCGCGAAGAGGGCGTCAGTGTTGTGATGAAAGATGACGCGATTATCTGTTCCTGTCACCAGGTGACTAAGGCCGACATCGTTGCGAGCGTTCAGGCCGGCTCCCATAGTCTGACTGAAGTGAAAGCCTGCACTAAAGCGGCGTCAGGTTGTGGCGGTTGCAGTGCCTTGGTTCAGAGTGTGCTCACTCAGAGCATGGAAGAGCAAGGCCTAGAGACTGAGAAGGGGCTCTGCTGTCATTTTGAATACGACAGACAGGAGCTGTTTCATCTTTGTCAGGTAGAGGAGATAGGAGATTTTACCACCCTAATTAAGACTCATGGCAAGGGGGAAGCTGCCGTTGTGGGCCTAGGTTGTGATATCTGTAAACCTGTTGCCGCCTCAATATTTGCCACTTTAGAGAACGAATACGTACTCAACATTCAACATGCCAACCTGCAAGACACCAACGATGCGTATCTGGGCAACCTTCAAAAAGATGGTTCTTACTCTGTGGTGCCTCGAATTGCCGGTGGTGAAATTACTCCAGATAAGTTAATCGCCCTGGGTGAGATTGCTAAGCGTCACGATCTCTACACCAAAATCACCGGTGGTCAACGCATCGATCTCTTTGGGGCTCAGCTCTCTGACTTGCCGATGATCTGGCAAGAATTGATTGAACAGGGATTCGAGACGGGACATGCCTACGGTAAGTCTTTAAGGACAGTTAAGTCCTGTGTCGGCAGCACTTGGTGCCGCTATGGCGTCCAGGATTCAATCAGTTTAGCCATAGATCTGGAAAATCGTTACAAGGGACTACGCGCCCCACACAAGATCAAATTCGCAGTATCGGGTTGTACCCGCGAATGTGCCGAGGCCCAGAGTAAAGATATTGGAGTCATTGCCAGTGACAAGGGCTGGAACCTATTTGTGGGTGGCAACGGTGGCATGCGACCTCGTCACGGGGATCTGTTTGCAACCGACCTATCTACAGCAGATTTAGTGACCTATATCGACCGTATCTTGATCTTCTACGCTAAGACTGCCGCCCGCTTGCAACGCACTTCCGTGTGGCTTGAGTCTTTAGAGGGAGGCCTAGATTACCTTAAGTCAGTGGTCATCGATGATTGTCTTGGAGTGGCCGAAGATCTGGAAGCTCAGATGGAAAAAGTCATCTCGACGTATCAGTGTGAGTGGCGAACTAGTCTGGAAAGTCCTGAGTTCCTATCTCGATTCAGCGAGTTCGTTAACCCTGAAAAAATGCCTCAAGTGAATGTAGAGCAATATCGCTATAGCCGTGGACAGCGTTTCCCTGTGGGCTCAGTAGGCACGATTGCCGTGACTAATTTGCCCAGTGATACATCCAAAAATGTTGAGCTAGTTGAATTATCTAAGTAA
- a CDS encoding MYG1 family protein → MNDITIVTHDGNFHADDVFSIAALKCVFPTFNLVRTRNADIIAKADVVLDVGGEYDPDAGRFDHHQRGGAGEREDGIPYSSFGLIWKKYGLEICQGDQELATSVDAGLVSTIDAIDCGHVTGVATGISLSHTISMFNPTWQEEGDFDASFNEAVDFASRILTRFIASANGGISAKAIVAKAIDDAEDPRVIVLEKYTPWKRTVHALSEAALYVVYPSQSGQWRIQTVPAELGSFEDRKSLPKAWAGLNGTALQEVTGIDDAMFCHNGLFIAGAESFASTMKMASIALAEQ, encoded by the coding sequence ATGAATGATATAACGATAGTAACCCACGACGGTAATTTTCATGCCGATGATGTTTTCAGTATCGCCGCACTTAAGTGTGTTTTTCCGACTTTTAATCTCGTAAGGACACGTAATGCTGACATTATTGCTAAAGCAGATGTCGTGCTTGATGTCGGTGGAGAGTATGATCCGGATGCAGGCCGCTTTGATCATCATCAACGTGGCGGAGCAGGTGAGCGTGAAGATGGTATCCCGTATTCATCTTTTGGCTTAATTTGGAAAAAATATGGCTTAGAAATTTGTCAGGGTGATCAAGAGTTAGCTACATCAGTTGATGCTGGTTTAGTATCGACCATCGATGCTATTGATTGTGGCCATGTTACTGGTGTTGCTACAGGTATTAGTCTTAGTCACACTATTTCCATGTTTAACCCAACTTGGCAAGAAGAGGGTGACTTTGATGCTAGCTTTAACGAAGCGGTAGACTTTGCATCACGGATTTTAACACGCTTTATTGCTTCGGCTAACGGTGGTATTAGCGCAAAAGCGATTGTGGCTAAAGCGATTGATGATGCTGAAGATCCAAGAGTGATTGTATTAGAAAAATATACACCTTGGAAAAGAACTGTTCATGCCTTATCTGAAGCGGCTTTATATGTTGTTTATCCATCTCAGTCAGGGCAGTGGAGAATTCAAACCGTACCCGCAGAACTTGGTTCATTCGAAGATAGAAAGTCGCTACCAAAAGCGTGGGCAGGATTAAACGGTACAGCGCTTCAAGAAGTGACAGGCATAGATGATGCAATGTTTTGCCATAACGGTTTGTTTATCGCTGGTGCAGAATCGTTTGCAAGTACCATGAAGATGGCAAGCATCGCACTCGCTGAGCAGTAA